A window of Solanum stenotomum isolate F172 chromosome 9, ASM1918654v1, whole genome shotgun sequence genomic DNA:
AATTTTTGCCCATTTCTAAAGCATGCATGGACTTTGCTTAGATCATAGTATATTTTAGATCACACATCTTCTTTTGCCTAcctatatttataattttaaagatcACAATGTGTTAGCctattaattcattttgaggaTTTAGCATGTTCCTTGTGTAGTATTTTGTTTGGAGGACAAATATATAGTTCTTCAAATCGATAAAATATTGGACTATCGTAAAATGTATGTTTACTAATAGCTcataatctatttttaaaaataatattttcagtttGTTTTATGATCTTTAGACCGTGATAAAAAAGGTCCATAAGTTACAAAAAACATTCATGGAAATTCACTATATATATGGCTAGGGACAACCAACGAAAAAATTATGAACTTTGCCTTGTCataaaaataagggaaaaaggacaaatatacctccgaactatcataaatggtacgtatatacccttcgttatactttgaGATTGTCTATACCCTTACCGTCAATCTTTTAGATTGTGTATACCCTTAAAACTAATTGACGGACACATGGCTTCATCTCAACAATTTACccgattttatttatttttttacccaaaaacCCACCCATCTTTCTTAATTTACCCACCCATGACCCAAATTACAACACCATggcatttaaaattaaaataaaaagcaaaGAACCCTCCTCCATTAAAACATAACCCAAAATcttttaaatcaaacaaatgacaaaattgttcttcaatACATTTTCATTTGCAACTCTTTTTCAAATCTcattaaaacaaaaacatagtagCATGTGCTTTCGTTGAAAAACAAgagatcaattttaatttgttgttcaAATCGATTTGTTGTTGAATGGGGTTGGAAATACTATCACCATTGATAGACAAAACTTCAAGTTTAAAAGTGGGTCTtcaatagaataaaaaatttcgaatttaaattgatttgttgttgttgaaagggATTGGAAATACTATCATCATTGATGgacaaaacttcaagaaaagtgggtttgcaatcaaataagaaaatttgaaCTTAAATTGATTAGTTGTTGTTGAAATGGGTTAAATATACTATCACCATTGATGGATAAAACTTCAAGCTTTAAATTGCgtttacaattgaatcaaaaaaTTTGAGCTCAAATTGATTTGTTATGGTTAAAAGGGttcaaaaatattcttgaaataGATTTTGATGAATTGAACCAAGTGCACCATATTTTTGTGATTGTTGTTGGAAAgcttttgattttaattttgcacaaggttaaaaatattcttacaatctatttgtgttgttgaaaggggttgattcattgttgttgtttgaaACTTTACAGAGGATGCATTGGGTTTATTATAGatgaagatttggttatttggTTGTGGGTCGGGTGGatcttttaattttagtaaataaataaataaaattgagtaaATGGTTGAGATGAAGCCACGTGTCTGTCCGTTAGTTTTAAGGGTATACACAATCCAAAAGTGTAACGGTAAGgatatatacaaccttaaagtataacgaagggtattaACATACCATTTGTAAtaatttaggggtatatttgtcccttttccctaaaaataatatattgcaTAATCTAAAAgattgatttcataaaaaatatttataataataaaatactactCATTACAGAGAATAACTATTATAAAAAGGTTTGACGGTATTAAATATATAGCCTCCCTAATTTTGACACGTCTGTCATTGGGCACAAGAAGACGAGAAAAATTAAATGCTTATTAAGTCAGTTTTATCTTGTTCTTTGCACCTAAATAGGGAAAAAATGGTACTGTAATTAATgtaattaaatgatataatatCATTTATGTGATCTTAATGGAACAACTGAATGCATAATATTTAATCTATTAGTATATAATTATGGGAAGTtctaaatggccagaaaatttggccaaaatttgaccagaaaattaaaaaaattataatatttttttattttaaaacaaactgatctttttttcattttttagttaaaatgtatttaagttaaaagggtaaaaaatatttaaaaagttaaaataacatagaaaaaCTATCATTTTGGCCAAATATCACGCATTGTTGCTTTTTATGATGAATATAATTTGATGTTTCCCCCTCCCAAATTTAACTATGAATGAAAACATGTTAACATTTAATAGGTAAATGACCTATAATCctatattaatgaaatattccaCTTTTATAACATGagtaaatttttcatatgaaCTAGCACACGTAAATAGTCACATTTGATTTAATGAAATTTTCCCTTTTCGACCAAAAAATATATGAGtagattcatttttagtaaaagaaaatactatCTCCGTCCACTTTAATTTtcatagtttccttttttagaatCAAACTATAATAactttgattaacattttacaatgtattcgtcatcatattgatatgcaaaaaaatggaatttacaatacttttcgtataatttttgaatgtttaaattttttgtttaaaatatcgaattattaactttgaaaattagtcaaattaactttcaaaaaatgctacatgacaattaaaagtgaacacGGGAGTATTAACTAGCTTGGGCATCAAatgttatttcaattttctacCTACTGTTCGTTAAACTTCAATATTTTGAAATGtcggtgaaataatgatttttactccataatttcaaatttcacacATAAAATAATCTTTATTAAAACTAataccaaagaaaaaaattcaaacttttataCTAGTCTTTtggtataatatataattatgttcTTTAACTTAGtctcaaataatatttatatatgttctttgattttgggtgtgcacaaagtatatatacttatattattataaaattaaacaagtaaacaCGCATATTAAACTGACAAACTATGTGAAATGATGCATCCTATATGACAAATTGTATGAGATGCATGCattaaattacataaaatacATACGTCTTATATGAAAAATCACGTAAGATGCATGGCAATTACGTGAAATGCGTCCATTCtgcataataaattatgtgaaattaaTACGTTCTATATAGTAAATCGCGTGAAATACATGCATTCTATATGACAAATCGTGTGAACATGCTCTTttatcctctttttttttttatgcctCTTTATATTTCaaccaaatataatatcttATTAGTTGATGATTGGGCACTTACAATTACTGGGATACAGAGAGGCATTTCTTGTCTTTTTATGTGTGTTTTTCCTACCAACTAGTAAAATTCTAAGTTTTTGGATAGGATCGTGTATTTCACTTTGGACTTTTTATCATCACCTTCTCGGTCCATAAATTAAAAAAGcggaaataaaatttttaatttataaattttgagtagtaacattttttatataaatatcaaattaaaattataattattgaaTTCTATCGAATACGTAATCACTAAAGTGATGTATATTCATTGCgccaaaaagaaaaaggtattGGAAAAACTTTTCCATTGTGATTAAAACAAGagctgaaaaaggaaaaaaagaagataattttatGCATAATAAATATTCTACTAGGAAATTAAAGCACcgtcaaataaaaaaataaaaaagaaaaaaaaagacctaTTCTAAAAAATATCCCCATCAACACTTTAGGTCAATTTTTAGCCATTCCCACGTTCTTCACCTTAGAATCCATTATCTCTATTTTAAATTCTTACTACAAAACTCTATCCGTCAGTCCATATTTTACTAAACATTTGATTGAATATGAAGttttaaatagatttttttttataacatatatatttcccaacaagttataaatatttatatgattttgcTTTGTTTTCTAACTCAACGTTCAGTGTTTGATATTCGAATTAGAGCTCAAGAAATTCGACTCTTTGGCCTCATATATGACCACTAAATGGATAAGTGGTTTTTAgtagagtttttttttcattgtcaAAGGTCGAATATGATCCATCCTATCACAATTTTACATAGTTAAAGGTTGAAGAAATATATTGCGAAATTTAAATCATACTTATTTGAGAcagactaaaaaataaatatcataattttttttaagcaGTGACAGAATCAAAATTTTTACTGAGaggatttaaaatttaaagaagtaAACACAAAAACTAGCTAAAAAAAGGGtttaacatatataatatatacataaaaaataattttaattatatatatatataaataatataattttctatcgAAAGAAATTTGAATGAACCCAGCTACATCCGCTCCCCACTCCAAGTGATAAATGTTGAAGGAAAAGAATAAATCAAATGTACTATTTCCTCCGAATGACGAAAAAGCCCTTGAATGAGCTCCTTAATATAATGCACGAATCATGCAAGGAAGGCTGAATTTGTCTTATGGCGCAATGCGTGTTGAAAAAAGTGGCatcttataataaaaaaattctcataaataattaattaaatttaacgGAGAAGAAAATTGATAACGAAATTGAAACCGAGTGATACTAAAGAGTAAAGATACATTACaggatatattattttttaaaagtaaagaaaagaattgaggaatattttgaagtttgaataagttatattataattaattcaaTCTATTTTGATTCGttcaatttaatcaattttaaaagttagaCTAACCTGTTAAAAAATTTGTAAATTGTATGTGTaactataaagaaaaattatattaagtactttaattaaattataaaaaaataaacaaataaattaaaatttagtaaGAATTGTAATTCATTGTTTAGCTTATTTTTACAATGAAATTGCACAAATTACCCTTcaaatgtttttttgtttaatctttTAGCAATCAAATTTATGTCATGCAGTGAAATTAAGTCTTTTAGGGTAAAAGTCATGCGGAATATAACAATAAGATATTATAACACAAAATGGAATTAAAGGCACAAATGACCCCATTTAACCCATTTCATTTCAATATTCCAAATAACTTTTGTTTGAATGTAAATCCgtacatttattattttaattcgttttaatTTAATCGAATTTGCTCCTTTTAACACCCTTgcttgaaactttttttttttttggtttgaataTTGAAGAAGTAAGTTATGACTTGGCTCCTAAAGCATATTGTTAAAGAAGATTGCAATaataagatataataattttgtttatcCTTGTTTCCTATTGACTAAACAATCCCTTGATTAGCGCAAGTCCCACAATCTTATTTTTCCacaaactatttttaaaatcatcaaTGGAATTTCATATTCTCTTGTTGATTTTGACTAATTGCTAACAACATTTTATTagtatgataataataatataatataccaTAACACGATAAAACATGTAAATACAAATACTATAGTCACGAAAGGATAATGCGTAATGGATGAGATTGTTCCTTCTTTAATTAGAAGTTTTGGGTTCAAACTTTGAGTAAATGAGGTCCTATGCAACACAAATTTGAATTGGTCAAACTTCAATATAAGTATCAGATATCggataaaaaaaatgtcttatATTATGAAGATAAATTGATTATTTCTGATGAACACTgaattcaactaaaattttaaattacaatatGTGAGTTAAAATTCTAACTTATAGTATTTAagttaaaactatatatattactttGAATTAGGCTTTCATTACCCCTAATTATTACGTGAACAGatgtctttacttttttttttcttttatattaataGCAGTTGAACATTGAAACTTTACCTACATTTAAACATAAttactctttcttctttttaaagaaaaaagaattagtACATGATTTGTAGTACATGGGTCCCATAAACCTAATTATCAGTGTGAATTTGGACGTtcgatatttttctttttcaaaaaagtaaaaattgacaGATAACTACATAAATtctacaaatttatttttctatagtAAAAAACATTTgctaaaatgaatctaatgcAATCATGATTTATCATTTATCGATACGTGAAAAACTCTCACGATACAAACTAACTCCCTTTCGTCGAAATTTTTTATGATATGAACGTTCACAACACAAAGCATGAAAAGTGATCTTTTCTACTCAAAATACTTGTCGTTTAGGACTAATTAATGGACATACAAGTTAACTAGCATTAGTAATAGGGTGAATTCGATTCAACAATATTTTTANtatatataataaaaaaagaaaaaaaaggaggcAGGCCTTTAGGGAATTGATTTTGGATAGTGTAAAGATCAAATCCAACACCTCCATATGGACGACTCTTGTTAAAACTATGGAGTAAGTCACTTAATTTgtctattttttcaatattcCTGCCCCACCATCTTCTAAATGGCGtaatcaaaatttgatattatttgaGTCATTTTAATTATCAAGTTCTTAATtggatatttatataaatatatatcacCCACTAGATTTCTCAATAGTGGTGATGGAACTAAACTCCTTCTACATATTCAAtaaaactcaataattttaactaagattttatatttatgtcttTAAATCTACTTACATATACTAATAATTATTCTCTATATATTCAACAAAActcaataattataatttagattctatatttatgtttttaaatctACTTACATGTAATAGTAATTATTTTCTACATGTTTGACTAAACTCAATAATTTTACCTgagattttatatttatgttttattaaaTCTACTTACatgtaataataattattctatttatgttttattaaaTCTACTTACatgtaataataattattcTCTATATATTCGGTAAAActcaataattataatttagattctatatttatgtttttaaatctACTTACATGTAATATTAATTGTTTTCTACATGTTTGACtaaactcaataattttaactgagattttatatttatgttttaaaatctacttaaatgtaataataattattttaaacctcccttcgttttaatttaattgttttgGTCTTACATTAAAGATACATTATTGcatgtattttaattttcatgatattaaaaattaagattaaatagttgtcaaaaagtcaaaacaagaaaaaaaaaacattaattttctaaaccaattaaaaggaaataagacaaataaattgaaataattaaatatgttttaattttttagaacttgtaaattcaaaatctttaaCTCCGCCTATTTCATAGTATTAAATACTAGATCTAAGCAAATACTCCGGCTATTTCATAGTAAATACATATAAGATCTAAGCAAAAAGTATATTAAATGCATACTTAATATTATAACTCCACCCCTATCCGACCCGATCCATacccaacaactctttgcataTATAAATACAGTATGAATTAGAACAAACCCCACACAGCACTGGGCACTGGTAACAACTTGTTCATAAAAAGAGCACTCTCCATTATCTGACGAatcaatcaaacaaacaaacGCGGCATTACATCACCATTATTAATACTCATTTCATCCATCAGAATTTGAAAAATCTGACAGCGTGCTGTATACTAACTCTTTGTCTAATTGCTTCGGGATCTGATAAAATCACCGTACGTTGCTGTTAATCACTGTTTGTTTGTTCGTTTTCTATTCTTTTTGGTTTGTAGTGACAGAAATGTTAATGGTTTCGTGTTTTTTTTAACTGATTTTTGCAGATTTTTGAAGTTTCTATGGCGAATTGTTAATTAAGCTAAGAATGGGGAAAGCTGGTAGAGATTGGGGACAGATCTATTCAATTTACGGTGTTGATGATTGGCAAACCCCGATATTTCTGCTAATTAATGCTATCTTCTTCTCTATACTCTCTGTGATTTTTCTAGTTTATTTCGAACCTATCTGCTATTTCTTCCACCATTTCTTACCTGGCCCAAGCTCAGCTCGTTTCGCCGCCGGATTCACCGGTTCCGTCACAGCACTCTCAGCCGTTTGCCTTTTCTACGCCGCCGGCAACATTTTTTACTCCTCCGTTTCGCTTCACTGGGAAATGGCACAGCGGATGGTGAACGCCGTCGGTGATTGGTCTTCCGTTAAGCATGCTCTTGACCTTGGCTGTGGCCGTGGGATCCTCCTCAACGCCGTCGCTCTACAACTGAAGAAATCCGGGTCATCCGGTCGGGTCGTTGGGTTACATCCAACACCGACTTGTTCTCTGTCCACTCTCCGAACTGCCGGGATTGAAGGTGTTCAGGAGTACGTCACGTGCCGGTCAGGTGACCCGAGAAAACTTCCGTTCAGTGATAATTACTTCGACGTGGTGGCGTCGGCGGCGTTTGTACACACGGTGGGGAAGGAGTTCGGGCAGAAAACGGTGGTAGCGGCGGCGGAGAGGATGAGGGTGTTGGGGGAGGTGGTGAGGGTGCTGAAACCCGGCGGCGTTGGGGTGGTGTGGGATCTGGTGCACGCGCCGGAGTACGTGAAGAGACTGCAGGAATTGAAGATGGAGGATATTCGGGTTTCGGAGCGGGTCACGGCGTTTATGGTCAACAGCCACGTCATCGTATTCAACAAGCCAAGTCAGCATTTTGTGGGACCCAATGAAGTTAGACTGGATTGGAGACTCAACAATCTTTGTTGATAAAATtgcaaaatatataaacaaatgaatatgaaagtgataaTAGCATAAGTAATGGGTACTGTTTTctacttttttaattttgtagggGCCTATATGACAATCTGGAGAAGCAAAGTGGACCCAGATGCAATTAATGATAGTAGTAGTAATATCTACTAGATTAGTTCAAATttggaaaattaagaaaaatgacatatataGAGAATGTAATTTTCCCCATTTTGATGAGGAAATTTGAAATTGCTCTTCTTTATATGGTGATATATATGAT
This region includes:
- the LOC125875873 gene encoding uncharacterized protein LOC125875873 produces the protein MGKAGRDWGQIYSIYGVDDWQTPIFLLINAIFFSILSVIFLVYFEPICYFFHHFLPGPSSARFAAGFTGSVTALSAVCLFYAAGNIFYSSVSLHWEMAQRMVNAVGDWSSVKHALDLGCGRGILLNAVALQLKKSGSSGRVVGLHPTPTCSLSTLRTAGIEGVQEYVTCRSGDPRKLPFSDNYFDVVASAAFVHTVGKEFGQKTVVAAAERMRVLGEVVRVLKPGGVGVVWDLVHAPEYVKRLQELKMEDIRVSERVTAFMVNSHVIVFNKPSQHFVGPNEVRLDWRLNNLC